One genomic window of Vicinamibacteria bacterium includes the following:
- a CDS encoding condensation domain-containing protein, with protein sequence MDSLTRSSTDLDRLLAELSRLGVTISAEGDRLILRGREGAIAPALRETVARHKPALLERLRRDKDDRLLSLAQEGLWFLEEMGRAGSAYHCSVILHLQGVLDAAALRRSLTEIVRRHEPLRTVFRAGEGGPRHSVQPPYEVDLAEHDLRELPPEEQRRFGLELARAAHRLPFDLARGPLLRGQLFQIGAHEHALALFVHHLVFDAWSGGVLCAELAALYPAFAAGAASPLPPLPARYADFVVHEQALLRGPRGSELRDFWRHRLEGMEAAELPTDHPCPANPTFRAARETLTLPPTLVGGLRALSQHEGATLFMVLLAGFKALVHRYTGKSDVVVATPSANRGRAEFEGLIGYFVNTLVLRTTVTGGLSFRELLARVRASAVAAYEHEELPFASLVEGLQPRRDSSRHQVFQVLFNMLSVDSRPIEVPGLRLTPTELGAEIAGFDLTVHAVEAGGLLVVSLNFNPDVFEATTVREMLGHYRDILEAVGIDPGRRLAQLPPSRALPGPAARAGESPRTPTPLVTQPAGGLSEPSFLWPAETSFLPPTGVRDDSPYPREATVTELFEGQVERTPDELAVVFGEERLTYRELNARANRLAHRLRG encoded by the coding sequence ATGGACTCACTGACTCGCAGTTCGACGGACCTGGACCGCCTTCTGGCCGAGCTGTCGCGCTTGGGCGTGACGATCTCCGCGGAGGGAGATCGCCTCATTCTCCGCGGGCGGGAGGGGGCCATCGCTCCCGCCCTCCGCGAGACGGTGGCGAGACACAAGCCAGCTCTCCTCGAGAGACTGAGAAGGGACAAGGACGACCGCCTCCTCTCTCTAGCCCAAGAAGGTTTGTGGTTCCTGGAGGAGATGGGGCGCGCCGGGAGCGCGTATCACTGCTCCGTCATCCTGCATCTGCAGGGCGTTCTTGATGCGGCGGCGCTCCGACGCAGCCTGACTGAGATCGTGCGCCGCCACGAACCATTGCGCACAGTCTTTCGGGCTGGGGAGGGGGGGCCGCGCCACTCCGTCCAACCACCCTATGAGGTCGACTTAGCGGAGCACGATCTTAGAGAGCTTCCTCCCGAGGAGCAGCGGCGGTTCGGCCTCGAGCTCGCTCGAGCAGCTCACCGTCTCCCCTTTGACCTTGCGCGGGGACCGCTGCTCCGAGGCCAGCTCTTCCAGATCGGGGCGCACGAGCATGCCCTCGCCCTCTTCGTACACCACCTTGTCTTCGACGCTTGGTCAGGGGGGGTGCTGTGCGCTGAGTTGGCGGCACTCTATCCTGCTTTCGCGGCGGGAGCGGCCTCTCCGTTGCCCCCGCTGCCCGCCCGCTACGCCGACTTCGTCGTCCACGAGCAGGCCCTGCTACGGGGACCGCGAGGCTCGGAGCTGCGCGACTTCTGGCGGCATCGGCTAGAGGGCATGGAAGCGGCGGAGCTGCCGACAGACCACCCTTGCCCCGCCAACCCCACCTTCCGTGCTGCCCGGGAGACCCTGACTCTTCCCCCCACGCTCGTGGGGGGGCTCCGCGCCTTGAGCCAGCATGAGGGTGCCACCCTCTTCATGGTGTTGCTGGCCGGATTCAAGGCGCTCGTCCACCGCTATACCGGGAAGAGCGACGTGGTGGTGGCGACGCCCAGTGCGAACCGCGGGCGGGCCGAGTTCGAGGGTTTGATCGGCTACTTTGTCAACACCCTTGTCTTGCGAACGACGGTAACGGGTGGGCTCTCGTTCCGGGAGCTCCTGGCCCGCGTCCGGGCCTCGGCTGTCGCGGCCTACGAGCACGAGGAGCTGCCGTTCGCGAGCCTCGTGGAGGGCCTGCAGCCGCGTCGAGACTCGAGCCGCCATCAGGTCTTCCAAGTGCTCTTCAACATGCTCTCCGTCGACTCGAGGCCCATCGAGGTCCCGGGGCTTCGTTTGACCCCTACGGAGCTGGGGGCGGAGATAGCGGGATTCGACCTGACTGTCCACGCCGTGGAGGCCGGAGGGCTCCTGGTCGTCAGCCTCAACTTCAACCCCGACGTGTTTGAGGCCACGACCGTACGGGAGATGCTCGGCCACTACCGAGACATTCTGGAGGCCGTCGGCATCGACCCCGGCCGAAGGCTCGCGCAGCTTCCGCCTTCCCGCGCGCTTCCCGGTCCGGCCGCCCGGGCAGGGGAGAGCCCGCGAACCCCCACGCCCCTGGTGACACAACCGGCAGGGGGGCTCAGCGAGCCGAGCTTCCTCTGGCCCGCGGAGACGAGCTTCCTCCCGCCCACGGGTGTCCGAGACGATAGTCCGTACCCCCGGGAGGCGACGGTAACGGAGC
- a CDS encoding DUF1153 domain-containing protein, translating into MRNGATAPQGTETLEIVPDDVQRWTARRRIALVLGILKGEMSVEEGARRHGLTPSEIEDWRERMLAAAHNALRSKPRDEEAIREEQFRRLKQKVGELVLEVDTLKEALRNARSASMDTNDD; encoded by the coding sequence GTGCGAAACGGTGCGACTGCCCCCCAAGGGACGGAGACGCTGGAGATCGTCCCGGACGATGTTCAGCGATGGACAGCTCGGCGGCGAATCGCCCTGGTGCTCGGGATCTTGAAAGGGGAGATGTCGGTCGAAGAGGGGGCCCGCCGGCACGGACTCACCCCGAGCGAGATCGAGGACTGGAGGGAACGCATGCTGGCCGCGGCGCACAACGCCCTCCGTTCCAAGCCGCGGGACGAGGAGGCCATCCGAGAGGAGCAGTTCCGGAGACTCAAGCAGAAGGTGGGCGAGCTCGTACTGGAGGTCGACACTCTCAAGGAGGCGCTGCGCAACGCGCGTTCCGCGAGCATGGACACGAACGACGATTGA
- a CDS encoding MbtH family NRPS accessory protein gives MNHEEQYSIWPAGRENPLGWRDAGRTGPKADCLSYIKEVWVDMRPLSLRQRMEPASRGQ, from the coding sequence GTGAATCACGAGGAGCAGTACTCGATCTGGCCGGCGGGGCGGGAAAACCCTCTCGGCTGGCGCGATGCGGGTAGGACGGGCCCGAAAGCCGATTGCCTGAGCTACATCAAGGAGGTCTGGGTCGATATGAGACCTCTTAGCCTCCGCCAGAGGATGGAGCCGGCGAGTCGGGGGCAATAG